One segment of Shewanella piezotolerans WP3 DNA contains the following:
- a CDS encoding dicarboxylate/amino acid:cation symporter, protein MWQKLQPYRSSIILLSALLIGGAIGIVLPEFALSLKPIGQVFLNLLFMIIVPLVAISVTSSIARMTDLRKLGIILITLFMVSIAMAIIPAVSIVGLALAFDPAQGVVLDLHQQVEASSGNMDFVGLLTTNDFVGLLSKSNILALIIMSVIAGIAIGQSGKDGEKVSAMLDSLNTVIMKIISILMVAAPVGLAAYFASTMASQDTELLSTFARAIGLFFVAAFFYFTVGSTIYAWLGGGVGGVTQFWKNAVDPSVTALGTSSSLATLPVNIRAANKMGIKEEIADICLPLLVNLNKGGASMTTALKIVFIYSILGLDFSADVFALTVLISVLSAFIISGVPGGAFLGEIFIVTTLGLPIEVIPILVIIGAVTDAPATLINVIHDLNATQIIERINGKRYKSETIIE, encoded by the coding sequence ATGTGGCAAAAACTTCAACCCTACCGCTCATCGATAATTCTTTTGTCGGCGCTACTCATTGGTGGCGCTATCGGTATCGTGTTACCAGAGTTTGCATTATCGCTAAAACCCATAGGCCAAGTGTTTCTAAATTTACTGTTTATGATCATTGTGCCATTAGTCGCCATTAGCGTGACCTCCTCTATTGCCCGCATGACTGACCTAAGAAAATTAGGCATAATTCTTATCACACTGTTTATGGTGTCTATTGCTATGGCGATTATTCCTGCGGTATCAATCGTCGGTTTAGCATTGGCTTTTGACCCTGCACAAGGTGTGGTACTCGATCTTCATCAACAGGTTGAAGCCAGCTCAGGCAATATGGACTTTGTTGGGCTTCTGACCACTAATGACTTTGTCGGCTTGTTGTCTAAATCGAATATTCTGGCCCTCATCATCATGTCAGTCATTGCCGGTATTGCGATTGGTCAATCAGGCAAAGATGGTGAGAAAGTCTCAGCCATGCTCGACAGTCTCAATACTGTGATTATGAAAATCATTTCTATATTAATGGTCGCCGCACCTGTAGGTTTAGCCGCTTACTTTGCCTCAACCATGGCTAGCCAAGATACTGAACTGCTCAGCACTTTTGCCCGTGCCATTGGCCTATTCTTTGTCGCAGCCTTTTTCTACTTTACTGTTGGTTCAACAATTTACGCATGGCTTGGGGGTGGGGTAGGAGGCGTTACCCAGTTTTGGAAGAATGCGGTAGACCCATCAGTCACAGCATTAGGTACCAGCTCATCGTTAGCCACATTGCCAGTCAATATTCGTGCTGCAAATAAGATGGGGATAAAAGAGGAGATCGCCGATATCTGCCTGCCTTTATTGGTCAACCTCAATAAAGGCGGCGCATCAATGACCACCGCATTGAAGATTGTTTTTATCTACTCGATATTGGGATTAGATTTTAGCGCCGATGTTTTTGCTCTCACAGTACTTATCTCAGTGCTATCCGCCTTTATTATAAGCGGCGTACCAGGAGGTGCTTTTCTAGGTGAAATTTTTATTGTCACCACCCTTGGGCTACCTATCGAAGTGATCCCCATTCTTGTCATTATTGGTGCAGTTACCGACGCCCCTGCGACATTGATAAATGTCATTCACGACCTTAATGCCACCCAGATTATCGAACGGATAAATGGTAAGCGCTATAAAAGCGAAACTATTATTGAATAA